One window of Colius striatus isolate bColStr4 chromosome 16, bColStr4.1.hap1, whole genome shotgun sequence genomic DNA carries:
- the FNDC11 gene encoding fibronectin type III domain-containing protein 11, whose protein sequence is MAATLNGLGTGPESPGQSEEEEECRGSKDCRGSKECSVSKECSVSKELYLERKHLVLQYVQSELNLLRLQHHRAKAELLQKSYFYLEIKPKQVNLKDQDNMMYTANLLDVTDHVQLQRIKKLGKNQTEIQLTLLTELLEQLEQGQEELNSYVRACDIRTFLSQWDLIKQKMAKLSTFVETLLSVEEPGKLHIKHRLLSSVYLRDTEHPPFSVSLYTRAPLIFDRRESFAHKKWAKLKWFSEDQDTDLQWCELHLRLLTEDRRREAGHSRIQTVFSNTCIIKNLQPGRSYEFTVRRQEDETLVYENWHDSIVLKTKSDAVETGDEAACSPEG, encoded by the coding sequence ATGGCTGCGACTCTGAACGGACTCGGGACGGGGCCGGAGAGCCCTGGGCagagcgaggaggaggaggaatgcAGAGGCAGCAAGGACTGCAGAGGCAGCAAGGAATGCAGTGTCAGCAAGGAATGCAGTGTCAGCAAGGAGCTGTACTTGGAGAGGAAGCACCTTGTCCTGCAGTACGTGCAGAGCGAGCTGAACCTCCTCCGCCTGCAGCACCACCGGGccaaggctgagctgctgcagaagtCCTACTTCTACCTGGAGATTAAGCCCAAACAGGTGAACCTGAAAGACCAGGACAATATGATGTACACTGCCAACCTCTTGGATGTAACAGACCACGTGCAGCTACAGAGGATAAAGAAGCTGGGAAAAAACCAGACAGAAATCCAGCTGACACTTCTAACTGAGCTGCTGGAACAGCTGGAGCAAGGTCAGGAGGAGCTGAACAGCTACGTGAGGGCTTGTGACATAAGAACCTTCCTGTCCCAGTGGGACCTGATAAAGCAGAAAATGGCCAAGCTCTCCACCTTTGTGGAAACTCTCCTGTCTGTGGAAGAGCCGGGAAAGCTCCACATCAAGCACCGTTTGCTCTCCTCTGTTTATCTCCGAGACACCGAACACCCCCCGTTCAGTGTTTCGCTCTACACCAGGGCGCCGCTGATCTTCGACCGGAGAGAGTCGTTTGCACACAAGAAATGGGCCAAGCTCAAGTGGTTCAGTGAGGATCAGGACACTGACCTCCAATGGTGTGAACTGCACTTGAGGCTGCTGACAGAAGACAGACGGAGGGAAGCAGGACACAGCAGGATTCAGACAGTCTTCTCCAACACGTGCATAATCAAGAACCTGCAGCCTGGGAGATCCTATGAGTTCACGGTCAGGAGGCAGGAGGATGAGACCCTTGTCTATGAAAACTGGCACGACAGCATCGTGCTGAAGACAAAAAGTGATGCTGTTGAAACGGGGGATGAAGCAGCTTGCTCACCAGAGGGATGA